In a genomic window of Carassius carassius chromosome 43, fCarCar2.1, whole genome shotgun sequence:
- the ccdc34 gene encoding coiled-coil domain-containing protein 34, whose translation MMSTFPSSSSKSLTSTPLKSRPSVPSSVLQRSRSLESTGDSTSSLLSPIYHDSFELSEDEPESDQPRAVHNITATLSEDVAPGSPYRDEVDTTGLEDRSSNVQFKLSAWEQWIVDKAKEERIRKQQKAMEELTLMEKQKEVEKEQQKKKVVNDCKLQEWLQIKREREKKERMSKEFQKSKDQLQEETKHAEIERKAQEKYKEWLRKKKQQETERKLKEKEEAARREAEDRERKEKAEESFKEWLEGLKTKGKLSRQSSASSAGNYNNVNYPAPSFVNPIPWKPIHVPQQEQTPRKSSTRKRTPGPPKSQSTPCLTYRPKDMIKFACKRR comes from the exons ATGATGTCGACCTTTCCATCTTCTTCCTCCAAGAGCTTGACCTCCACCCCGCTCAAGTCCAGACCCAGTGTCCCGAGCAGCGTCCTGCAGCGCAGCAGGAGCCTGGAGTCCACCGGGGACTCGACGTCCTCGCTGCTGTCACCCATCTATCATGACAGCTTTGAGCTTTCAGAGGATGAACCGGAGTCAGATCAGCCACGGGCCGTTCACAACATCACTGCCACGTTAAGTGAAGACGTCGCACCAGGCTCTCCATACAG GGATGAGGTGGACACAACAGGCCTGGAAGACAGATCGTCAAATGTGCAGTTCAAACTGAGTGCTTGGGAGCAGTGGATTGTCGATAAAGCCAAAGAAGAGCGTATCAGAAAGCAACAAAAAGCCATGGAG GAGCTCACGCTGATGGAAAAACAGAAAGAGGTGGAAAAAGAACAGCAGAAGAAGAAAGTTGTCAACGACTGCAAACTTCAAGAGTGGCTGCAAATAAAACGAGAACGG GAAAAGAAAGAGAGGATGTCCAAAGAGTTTCAGAAGAGCAAAGACCAGCTTCAAGAGGAGACAAAACATGCTGAGATTGAAAGAAAAGCTCAGGAGAAATATAAGGAGTGGCTGCGGAAGAAGAAGCAACAAGAAACGGAGAGAAAGCTAAAAGAGAAG gAAGAGGCAGCCAGAAGAGAAGCAGAAGACAGGGAGCGCAAAGAAAAAGCAGAGGAAAGCTTTAAAGAGTGGCTTGAaggtttaaaaacaaaaggaaaactgAGCCGACAGTCATCAGCATCCTCAGCTG GCAACTATAACAATGTGAACTATCCAGCTCCGAGTTTCGTCAACCCTATTCCATGGAAACCCATTCATGTTCCTCAGCAAGAGCAAACACCGAGGAAAAGCTCGACCCGTAAGAGAACCCCAGGACCACCAAAGAGCCAGTCGACCCCCTGTCTCACATACAGACCTAAAGACATGATCAAGTTCGCTTGTAAGAGACGGTGA